A segment of the Deltaproteobacteria bacterium genome:
CCGCTTCCTCGGGCGTGGGGGCCGGGGCCTTTTTTTTGATCACGGTGATGCACCCGGACGGGCAGGCCTTGGCGCAGGAGCCGCAGGAAATGCAGCGCGGGGTCATGGGGTCGTTGTCATCCGGGATCAGTTCGATATGGCCCCGGAACGTGGCCAGATTGTCCACTTCCTGGCGCGGATAGTGGATGGTCACGTTGGGCTTCAGGAAGTATTTTCCCGTGATATTGAGGCCCACGATGAGGGACCACATACCTTGGGCCGCGCGTTTAATGTCATCGAGTTGGTACACGCATGCCTCCTAGAGTTTGACGATGATGCTGACGTACACAAGGTTCACCAGCGCCAGGGGCACGAGCCATTTCCAGCACAGGTTCAGGAGCTGATCGAAGCGCACGCGCGGATAGGTCCACCGGATCTGGATGATCAGGAAGATCAGCGCATACATCTTGAGCAGAAACCACCACCAACCGGGCGCAAAGGGCCCGTTCCAACCGCCCAGGAAGAGCACCGTGGCCACGGCGCAGACCACGATCATATTGGCGTATTCGGCCAGGAAGAACAGGCCAAACCCCATACCCGAATATTCGGTGTGGAAGCCGGCGGTCAGTTCGCTTTCGGCTTCGGGCAGGTCAAAGGGGGCGCGGTTGGTCTCGGCCAGGGCGCAGATGAAGTAGATGATGAATCCCAAGGGATTCAGCAGCACGTTCCATTGCCAGGGCCACGCTCCCTGC
Coding sequences within it:
- a CDS encoding [Fe-S]-binding protein — translated: MWSLIVGLNITGKYFLKPNVTIHYPRQEVDNLATFRGHIELIPDDNDPMTPRCISCGSCAKACPSGCITVIKKKAPAPTPEEA